From the Caldanaerobius fijiensis DSM 17918 genome, the window TCACTGTGCGGTTATAGTAAGGAAAAAAAGATCGACACCTGGAAAATATCCTAGGAAAGCAGGCACGCCAGAAAAAAACCCCTTATAAAATGAATAAAAAATTTTAGGAAATAAAGAAGGATTTTCCAAAAATATGTAGAATATAATATTATGAAGTAGGCCAATAGGTTTAATGAAACCTAATATAAAGGTATTTGATATAGCAGCTGATGCTTTTAACAGTAGAATTGTAAAATAATAAGTGGTAAGGAGAGATGGAAATGGGTCAAATATCCATGAATAGTGAAGTTGAATACATACCCATCAACATGATTCTTCCTAATCCATATCAGCCACGAAAGCATTTTAACGACAGCAGTTTAGAAGAATTAAAAAATTCTATTATGACATATGGCGTATTACAACCTATAAGTGTTAGAAAGATAAGCGAAGAAAAGTACGAATTGATAGCGGGGGAGAGAAGATTAAGAGCGTCCAAGTTAGCCGGTATGGAGGTTATTCCTGCTGTAGTACTTAAAGCCGACGAGATAGATTCTGCGATTATTGCGTTAATTGAAAATCTCCAAAGAGAGGACCTGGATTTTTTAGAGGAAGCTGAAGGCTATCAAAATCTACTCCACAATTACAATTTTACTCAGGAGGAATTGGCACAAAAGATAGGAAAAAGCCAATCGACGATTGCTAATAAGATTAGGCTTTTGAAGCTTTCGCCGGAGGTATTAAAGATTATAAAAGAAAATAATTTAACAGAAAGGCATGCTAGAGCTTTATTGCGTCTTCACGATGACAAAATACAATTGAAGGTATTAAAACAGGTTGTAAAAAAGAAATTAAATGTAAAAGAAACTGAAGATCTCATTAACAGGGTTTTAGACTCATTGGAAAACAGAGAAAAGGTAGAAAAGAAGAGAAAATTTATAAAAGCATTGAAAGAT encodes:
- the noc gene encoding nucleoid occlusion protein; its protein translation is MEMGQISMNSEVEYIPINMILPNPYQPRKHFNDSSLEELKNSIMTYGVLQPISVRKISEEKYELIAGERRLRASKLAGMEVIPAVVLKADEIDSAIIALIENLQREDLDFLEEAEGYQNLLHNYNFTQEELAQKIGKSQSTIANKIRLLKLSPEVLKIIKENNLTERHARALLRLHDDKIQLKVLKQVVKKKLNVKETEDLINRVLDSLENREKVEKKRKFIKALKDVRIYINTIKQAVNLMNKSGVKAVLNQVEGDDYVEFIVRISR